From Salminus brasiliensis chromosome 12, fSalBra1.hap2, whole genome shotgun sequence:
CTGTCTCTAATGAGTTTTAGTCATTGACTAAATGATTCCCTAGGGGGGGAAATGTGGAAATTCTattttataaaattatattacttttattatatattatttatttcatttgatcatttataaatatatacatgtttTTGACAGTTTATTCAAAGTCAATTAAAGATACTTCAGTTaatatctgtgtatatatatatatatatatatatatatatagtacacgTTATTGGAGGGTGTAGCTATTTTGCAAAGATCTAAAAGAGGACCCAAACTGTCACACAAACtgctgagaggaaattggtttaaatggtcaggaacaacccaagaaccaccaggACACAGGCCTACTGAAACTGGAGTGTCACCATCTACAGTCAATCAATTTTTACATcaccaataataaataatgattcTTCAAAATGAACTCAAACCATCACACCTGGGTGCTCCAACAAAACAATggcaccccaaacacacctcagcGGAGGTTGTGGAATGGATTAAGCAGGCCAACGTTAAGCTTTTGGAAGgaccttcccaaagtcctgacctggtcaaatatccaaccagaattctgtcAGAAGCTTGTTGCAGGCTACCAAAAGCTTCTGGTCAAGATACAGCTTGCTGAGGGGTATTTGACCGAATATTAGATGTGCTGTATGGATATTTCTGActctgtgttgatttcagacaaTCTAGAAATCAAATTCTGTGTTCCAcgtttttgctgttttctatTAAAGACATTTGTtgtcactcattctgccccGAAAAAGAACAGTCCATAGAAATCACTGAAAATCTGCATGACCTGTAAATATGTAACCTGCGGATAACAGCTGTATTCATATCCTCTCAAATCAAACTCACCACAGAAATAATCAGAAGgcagtgtgtttatgtatttatttatttatttatttacttctttGTTTAGAATTCAACAGGGTTTAATTTGCATAATTCCAGTAATGCCCATCCGACACGTCGATCAAAGCAAACAGGGCTGATTTGACTAATTGCAGTGCAAATCTAAACAGGTTGTCTGCTGGTTTAATAAAGCCTCGTTAAACCTGCACTGAATTTTAGTGAAAGTGTTTTAATGGAGCTGATTAAAATAAATGCTTACGAGTTCGACTCAGAGACCGTCATAAAAAGGTGACTGTTAAAAAGCTGaagaaggtgtgtgtgaggtAATGCAGAAGGCCTTGTTTTCTCCTGGACTGATATGCGACTATGGATTAATCTGTTTCTGTAATTTGCATAGTCAGTACAGCAGCGGCGTCTCCAGGTCTTCTTGATAATCTGTGAACAGAAAGAAAGTCCTTTAAGCGACTACAGTGATAATAACCATGCAGTGAGTAGTGCAATATGTGAGTGCTGAGAGGCTCCATATAACTTATCTCCACCACTTTCACCACTTTGCTAAATGTAAGCATCCACTCAAATGTCCATTcatctgctcttaccattttgcACAGGGGAAACCAACACCTCAACATCCTCACCCAAAGAAATGGCTCAGCTTCGAAGCTCCAGTAAAATGGACGTGCCGGGTGCCAGAGAGGCTCTTAGGTTAGCTCTTAGGCTCGCGTCTTACCTGACAGCTTCATAAACACTTGATACGTTCGATTCACCGGAGTGCCATAGCCGAGGTTCCTCTCCACAAAATAGTAAGAGCAGATGAATGGACATCCCGCAACAAGGGCAatagtggctcagcggttaaagctctgggctattgacgacagggttgtgggtttgatatctgagcttggcaagctgccactgttgggcccttaagcaaggccctttactctctctgctccccaggcgctgcagcaatggcaatgtgtgtgtgtgtgtgtgtgtgtgtgttcactgcacagatgggataaaagcagaagaccaatttctgtctgtgtctgacaCTAATGGTAAATATGCTCTAAATATTGTTAAATAGCCTCTTGGAATGTTGTGGTTAGCATAGTGAGCTACTTTATCATCTGTGTTCACTGCAGTTTTCTACTTtgataaaaaaagaaggaaaatttGACACGAAGAAGAAGCAAATTCTTGAAAATGGACGTGTCAAAATAAGGGTAATAGCTTCAGTGTTTGACATCCTTCCTGTTtcagactggggttcgatttccCTGACGAACAACACCACCATTCTGCTGTACCAATAAGAGtgcctgggcaagactcctaatgccATATTCACCCAACTGTGTGACCTGTGTGACCTGATTGAagtgtaatattattattattattaatagttattaatgctattttatatatatatacacacacacacacacacacacacatatatatatatgcataattCCTACAAGAATTAACCATTCTAAACCCCTTGGAACCACTGGTGGTCcctagccccccccccccccccccccccccaactgaTGACTGATGAGGAACAACTCAGGCAATCCTTAGGGTGTATTAAAAGTCACAGAGTGTAAGGAGTTAAATATGTTACACCAGCAGGATCACTGCCAACAGTCACTGAAGGATGTGATTGGGTAActgtaatattttctatttactgtattatatatgattcacctttttgtctgtttgaacaaaatcatttacatattaaaataaaaatgataaatgactTTACCCCCATTGGAGGATCTCCTTCCCATCAGCCCAACAAACATCTCTCCTTTATTTCCTGTCAGTAAGAAAAGTGCTGATGTTAAACGTTAgacaagagggagagagagtaagagttgAGTAAgagatgaatatatatatatatatatatatatatatatatatatatatagagagagagagagagagagagaaggtaaacgagagagagtaagatgaagagagagtacagaaagaaacagagaatgaatgaaaaagagagacataaagagagaatgagaaaagaGTGGGAGGTGAAGTTACTGAACCACCAGTGaaggataaagagagagagaatgataaagagacaaagagatagacagaaagagagagaacaataaagagacagagaaagaacaataaaaatcccggacagacagagagaaaatgatagagataaagagagagaatgataaagagacagagagagagagagagagaaagagagagaattatAAAGAGACaagagggataaagagagagaacaataaagagacagagagagacaaagagagagaatgataaagagacagagaggaataaagagagagaacattaaagagacagagagagacaaagagagagaatgataaagagacagagaggaataaagagagagaacattAAACAGATAGAGAGAAAATGATAGAGACAAAGAGGGATAacaatagagagacagagaaggacaaagtgagagaatgatagagacaaagagagagaattataaagagacagagagagacaaagagagagaattaTAAAGAGACAGGAGGGATAAATAGAGAGAACATtaaagagacagacaggaataaagagagagaacattaaagagatagagagagaaaaagagagagagtgataaaaagacagaagaaaaagagacagagagagaacgataaagaggcaaagagagacaaaaagaaagagaacaatAAAGAGACCGACAgaaagggacagagagagaatgataaaGAGACAAAGTGAGAGAATAACAAAAGAGAATGATAGGAAgagaaataaatacaaaaggcaataataaagagacagagacagagcgagagagagagagagagaaagcttacTTTTCCTACCGTGTCGTTGAGGTTGAGGGTTTCCTGAGTAAATAAAGAAAAGtgaacagaatcagaatcagctgACTGAGCCTTTCAGAGACAGACAGGGTGAGGTATGAAGGTCAGGGTGTGTCACAAATCTCGGAGAGTCTTTACCTGCGCTGCGGCCCATTAAGCCGTGGAACTGATGTGATTTGGAGCGCTTCAGCAGGTCGGTGAAGTGCAGGGTCAGGCCGCTGTCCTGCGGGTCATCCTGAAAGAGAAGATATGAGCTGCTGAAGGTTCCTTCTGCTGAAGAGCGAGCTTGAGAGTGAAATGAGGGAAAGGTGCTCACCTGCCAGTTTTCCATGGACCAAGCAGCCCTGTCCTCACTGGGAGCAGCTGCAGTGGTGTAAACCTGCGCGTAAAACACCACAGCCAACACGCACAGCCTCAGGAGCACCATCGTGGGGTTGAAAATTCAGGAACGCCGACTCAGAAAGGCGAAACTTATTTCATGCAATCTGCTGCACACTGTTGGAGCTGAACCTGTTGCTTCTGAGCACAAGGCTTATTTATATGCTGAAGCCCCTCCCATCCCCACCACCCACCCCAGAGAGCTGTCAGGCATTCTCACAAACACATATTAGGGTGTTGGTTTTGCCTCCAGTGTGAATTATGTCCTTAAAAAGCTAGTTTTAAATGTTCTGAAGGTCTGCAATGTGGCTTTCAACCAATAAACCTATTCATTTCCACACAGTACAATGATGCTCTTTCAAAATACAGCAATATTTTCTACTGACAGTTTCTACTGACAATTCTATACAgaataccacttttaatgatgactgcagtcttaaaattattcaaccccctcatgacaagcatctttagtactcAGTAGAGTCCCTTCTGCTGTAAACGATCTGCTGCTATCCTGATGCAGACACCAgtttctggcagcgttcctgagaaTCTTAGCCAATTCCTCATGGTCAGTGGCCTTCAGGTCActgatattcttgggtttgctgctgcaacaaccttcttcaaatccaaagagtcaggcgactgtgacggTCACTCCAGAATCTtgcaggacttcttctgaaaccaagccttggtggattttgaggtgtgctAGGGaacattgtcctgttggaaggtccaatgatacccaagcttcagctttttCACAGAATGAAATTCATGAAGTTTTCTTCCAGGATTTCCTGATATTTCATTGAATCGCTTtccacatgctgcaggtttccagtccAAGTGGAAGCAAAgtagccccagagcatcaccgagCCAATGCCATGCTTCattgtaggcagggtgttctatTCAgtatatgcttcattcttcttcctccagacataccactgatccataggcctgaaAAGTCGGTTGGTGCTTTCTTCTAAGCGTGTTGGctgcccggtgatgttgcatcagcagcagattgGAAAAAGAGCCTATGTCGGGTGGCTGTGTGTGGTGGAGGAGGAATGTGTTGGTCTTCAACCTCCAAAAAGTGCTCAAAGgaagaacaaccagtgaaccggcatcaaggtcatgggcacccaaggcccACTGaagctcatggaggtcccacctcacaatttacaggacttaaaggatctgctgctaacttcTTGGCACCAGAAACTAAAGGGCACCTTCCAAGGTCTGGAAGattatgtatgggttgggtaattggcgatccaaattggggagaaaatggtaTTCAAGAGAAATTCCAGAGAGTCCATTAGCGAACCGTAGTTTCTAGCTGTTTAATGTAATATGAGGTTTGCTGGTTGATGAAATATGATCATTTTAAAGATATCTGAATATGAAGGATGTTGCATTAAAGCCTTTAAAGTCTATGGACCCTATCTTAAACCCTGTGCAAGTGCAAGCAGCAAGCT
This genomic window contains:
- the tac4 gene encoding tachykinin-4 isoform X1 — its product is MVLLRLCVLAVVFYAQVYTTAAAPSEDRAAWSMENWQDDPQDSGLTLHFTDLLKRSKSHQFHGLMGRSAGNPQPQRHGRKRNKGEMFVGLMGRRSSNGDYQEDLETPLLY
- the tac4 gene encoding tachykinin-4 isoform X2, producing the protein MVLLRLCVLAVVFYAQVYTTAAAPSEDRAAWSMENWQDDPQDSGLTLHFTDLLKRSKSHQFHGLMGRSAGNPQPQRHGNKGEMFVGLMGRRSSNGDYQEDLETPLLY